A genomic window from Streptomyces sp. HUAS YS2 includes:
- a CDS encoding NAD(P)/FAD-dependent oxidoreductase yields MEQRHVDVLIIGAGLSGISAACHLIRENAGRTYAVLERRTGIGGTWDLFRYPGIRSDSDMYTFGYRFRPWTGTKILADGTDIRRYVQETAEEYGVTEHIRFGRRAVRANWSSGEGRWTVETRDETTGETEVHTCAFLVNATGYYDYDHGHRPDFPGEERFGGTLVHPQQWPEGLDHRGKRVVVVGSGATAITLVPSMAEDAAHVTMLQRSPTYIMSLPRHDPLGVLLRKLGVPAGPVHRLGRSRNIALQRALYALCRTAPGVMRRVLLAGVRAQLGKSVDMRHFTPSYKPWDQRLCVVPGGDLFKALKSGRASVVTDHIDTFTENGIVLRSGEEIPADIVVTATGLRVQIAGGAELRVDGRPVTTRDHVVYKGVMLDGVPNLAVILGYTNASWTLKADLASEYIAKLLAHMDRRGFTHVTPVAGDADRAAESAMGDSLTSGYIARGDAVMPRQGTRAPWRIRNNYYSDRRALRRSPIDDPALRFGRTDAAAPREDRQDSAPVV; encoded by the coding sequence GTGGAGCAACGTCATGTCGATGTGCTGATCATCGGCGCGGGACTGTCCGGCATCAGCGCCGCCTGCCATCTGATCCGGGAGAACGCCGGCCGCACGTACGCGGTCCTGGAACGGCGGACCGGGATCGGCGGCACCTGGGACCTGTTCCGCTACCCGGGCATCCGCTCGGACTCGGACATGTACACCTTCGGCTACCGCTTCCGCCCCTGGACCGGCACCAAGATCCTCGCCGACGGCACGGACATCCGGCGGTACGTGCAGGAGACCGCCGAGGAGTACGGAGTCACCGAGCACATCCGCTTCGGACGTCGGGCCGTCCGGGCGAACTGGTCCAGCGGCGAGGGGCGTTGGACCGTCGAGACCCGGGACGAGACCACCGGCGAGACCGAGGTCCACACCTGCGCCTTCCTGGTCAACGCCACCGGCTACTACGACTACGACCACGGCCACCGCCCGGACTTCCCCGGCGAGGAGCGCTTCGGCGGCACCCTCGTCCACCCCCAGCAGTGGCCGGAGGGCCTCGACCACCGCGGCAAGCGCGTGGTCGTCGTCGGCAGCGGCGCCACCGCCATCACGCTCGTGCCCTCCATGGCCGAGGACGCCGCCCACGTGACCATGCTCCAGCGCTCGCCCACGTACATCATGAGCCTGCCGCGGCACGACCCGCTCGGGGTCCTGCTACGCAAGCTGGGCGTCCCGGCCGGGCCCGTCCACCGGCTCGGCCGCTCCCGCAACATCGCGCTGCAGCGGGCGCTCTACGCCCTGTGCAGGACCGCCCCCGGCGTCATGCGCAGGGTGCTGCTCGCGGGGGTGCGGGCCCAGCTCGGGAAGAGCGTCGACATGCGGCACTTCACCCCCTCGTACAAGCCGTGGGACCAGCGGCTGTGCGTGGTGCCCGGCGGTGATCTGTTCAAGGCCCTGAAGAGCGGCAGGGCTTCCGTGGTCACCGACCACATCGACACGTTCACGGAGAACGGCATCGTCCTGCGCTCGGGCGAGGAGATCCCGGCGGACATCGTCGTCACCGCCACCGGACTGCGCGTACAGATCGCCGGCGGCGCCGAACTCCGCGTCGACGGACGCCCCGTGACGACCCGCGACCACGTGGTCTACAAGGGCGTGATGCTCGACGGCGTACCCAACCTGGCCGTCATCCTCGGCTACACCAACGCCTCCTGGACCCTCAAGGCCGACCTCGCCTCCGAGTACATCGCCAAGCTGCTCGCGCACATGGACCGGCGCGGCTTCACCCACGTCACCCCGGTCGCCGGCGACGCCGACCGGGCCGCCGAGTCCGCCATGGGCGACTCGCTCACCTCCGGGTACATCGCGCGCGGCGACGCGGTCATGCCCCGGCAGGGCACCCGCGCGCCGTGGCGGATCCGGAACAACTACTACAGCGACCGGCGCGCCCTGCGGCGCTCCCCGATCGACGACCCGGCGCTCCGCTTCGGCCGCACGGACGCCGCGGCCCCGCGCGAGGACCGCCAGGACTCCGCCCCCGTGGTGTGA
- a CDS encoding NAD(P)/FAD-dependent oxidoreductase produces the protein MTTPESAAHDYDVVISGASLAGSAAAILLARRGVRVALLERRSDPDAYKVLCTHSITANAYPVLEELGLVPALEKAGAVRNEARWYTRWGWIHPKPAPGGPELPFAYNIRRSVLDPMIRARAAETPGVDLLLGHQVTGLVREGGRTLGVRASTPQGEREIRARLVVGADGKDSAVAKYAGLPTQEYENTRFGYLAHFRNLPLHGGIGQAWFLEPDMAYAFPNDDGVTVLAVLPEKTRLPDFRADLEGSFLAFVRALPEAPPVDSAERVSKIIGTVNYPLHSRKAAAPGLALIGDAALTGDPLWGVGCGWALETARWLTDAVAPAAAGHGDLDKAVAAYARTHKRRLTAHQSLAADFSKARRFNAMEQLMFAAAARDEAVARHMHRFASRLIGPLGFLNPVMMARAAVVNFRHRRAASASAR, from the coding sequence ATGACCACGCCTGAGAGCGCGGCACACGACTACGACGTCGTCATCAGCGGAGCCAGTCTCGCCGGCAGCGCGGCGGCGATCCTGCTCGCCCGGCGCGGTGTCCGCGTCGCACTGCTGGAGCGCCGTTCGGACCCCGATGCGTACAAGGTGCTGTGCACCCACTCCATCACGGCCAACGCCTACCCGGTGCTGGAGGAGCTCGGCCTCGTCCCCGCGCTCGAGAAGGCCGGGGCCGTGCGCAACGAGGCTCGCTGGTACACGCGTTGGGGGTGGATCCACCCGAAGCCGGCGCCCGGGGGGCCCGAGCTGCCGTTCGCGTACAACATCCGGCGGAGCGTCCTCGATCCGATGATCAGGGCCCGTGCGGCGGAGACCCCGGGTGTCGATCTGCTCCTCGGGCACCAGGTGACCGGGCTGGTCCGGGAGGGCGGGCGCACCCTGGGGGTGCGCGCGTCGACGCCGCAGGGCGAACGTGAGATACGGGCCCGCCTGGTGGTCGGCGCCGACGGCAAGGACTCGGCTGTGGCGAAGTACGCCGGCCTTCCCACCCAGGAGTACGAGAACACGCGGTTCGGCTACCTCGCGCATTTCCGCAACCTTCCGCTGCACGGCGGCATCGGTCAGGCCTGGTTCCTCGAGCCCGACATGGCGTACGCGTTCCCCAACGACGACGGGGTGACGGTCCTCGCGGTACTCCCGGAGAAGACGCGGCTGCCCGACTTCCGGGCGGATCTGGAGGGCAGCTTCCTCGCGTTCGTCCGCGCGCTGCCCGAAGCGCCGCCCGTCGACTCCGCCGAGCGCGTCTCGAAGATCATCGGCACCGTCAACTACCCGCTGCACAGCCGCAAAGCGGCGGCGCCGGGCCTCGCACTCATCGGCGACGCCGCCCTGACCGGCGATCCTCTGTGGGGAGTGGGATGCGGGTGGGCGCTCGAGACGGCGCGATGGCTCACGGACGCGGTCGCCCCGGCCGCGGCCGGGCACGGCGACCTCGACAAGGCGGTCGCGGCGTACGCGCGCACCCACAAGCGCCGGCTGACCGCTCATCAGTCCCTGGCCGCCGACTTCTCCAAGGCGCGCCGGTTCAACGCCATGGAACAGCTGATGTTCGCGGCGGCGGCGCGCGACGAGGCGGTGGCCCGGCACATGCATCGGTTCGCCTCGCGCCTCATCGGGCCGCTGGGCTTCCTGAACCCCGTGATGATGGCCAGGGCCGCGGTCGTCAACTTCCGGCACCGCAGGGCCGCCTCGGCCTCCGCGCGCTGA
- a CDS encoding crotonase/enoyl-CoA hydratase family protein, with amino-acid sequence MTETSATPEQPDAAPAVRVERDGPVTTVVLSRPAARNAVDGPTAAQLADAFRAFEADEDASVAVLWGEGGTFCAGADLKAVGTEDGNRVAPDGDGPMGPTRLNLTKPVVAAVAGHAVAGGLELALWCDLRVVEEDAVLGVFCRRWGVPLIDGGTVRLPRLIGESRAMDLILTGRAVPAAEAYAIGLANRLVPPGRARAAAEELAREIAAFPQLCLRHDRLSVREQHGLPEHEALAAELRHGMVPLTAGETLAGAARFAAGAGRHGTFGD; translated from the coding sequence ATGACCGAGACCTCAGCGACTCCGGAACAGCCCGATGCCGCCCCCGCCGTCCGGGTCGAGCGCGACGGGCCCGTCACGACCGTGGTGCTGTCGCGGCCCGCCGCCCGCAACGCCGTCGACGGGCCGACCGCCGCGCAACTGGCGGACGCCTTCCGGGCGTTCGAGGCGGACGAGGATGCCTCGGTCGCAGTGCTGTGGGGCGAGGGCGGGACGTTCTGCGCGGGCGCCGACCTCAAGGCCGTCGGAACCGAGGACGGGAACCGGGTGGCGCCGGACGGCGACGGCCCGATGGGCCCCACCCGGCTGAACCTGACCAAGCCGGTCGTCGCGGCCGTGGCCGGCCACGCCGTGGCGGGCGGGCTCGAACTGGCCCTCTGGTGCGACCTGCGGGTGGTCGAGGAGGACGCCGTCCTCGGCGTGTTCTGCCGCCGCTGGGGCGTGCCGCTCATCGACGGCGGGACCGTCCGGCTGCCGCGCCTGATCGGCGAGAGCCGCGCCATGGACCTGATCCTCACCGGCAGGGCGGTACCGGCCGCCGAGGCGTACGCGATCGGCCTCGCCAACCGCCTCGTACCGCCGGGCCGCGCCCGCGCCGCTGCGGAGGAGCTGGCCCGGGAGATCGCCGCGTTCCCGCAGCTCTGCCTGCGCCACGACCGGCTGTCGGTCCGCGAGCAGCACGGGCTGCCCGAGCACGAGGCGCTCGCCGCCGAACTGCGGCACGGAATGGTCCCGCTGACCGCCGGCGAGACCCTCGCGGGAGCCGCGCGCTTCGCGGCCGGGGCGGGCCGCCACGGCACCTTCGGCGACTGA
- the helR gene encoding RNA polymerase recycling motor ATPase HelR, with protein MPANPVTTSAFDLPDRLSSKADPALIDGDERHFAAIEDALAQSIAELSDRLDEMRRAPGGAGREAMERDLEIHRLSGRLRTLRRFGLDLCLGHIVAADDPEPVYIGRLGLTDGDGRRLLLDWRSPAAEPFFAATHADPMGLASRRRYRWTGGRVGDYWDEVFTAEGLEGHAALDDQSAFIASLGGNRSARMRDVLATIQADQDAVIRAGSRGALVVDGGPGTGKTVVALHRAAHLLYADPRLGHRRGGVLFVGPHRPYLSYIEDVLPSLGEEGVQTCTLRDLVDEGADAAIETDPEVARLKSSAAMVKAIEKAVRFYEEPPAEGMTVTTDWGDIRVGADDWTEAFESARRGIPHNEGREQIWEELVSILMERFDRDVTPEQFRASLMRDKALVDTLNGAWPLLEPTDVVGDLWSVPAYLRLCAPWLDRDAVRTLQRADAHAWTVSDLPLLDAARQRVGDPQASRRKRRRDAAVAAERERMAGVIANVIASDDDGEGAVTMLHGKDLQDSLIDDSALPKAERDLLAGPFAHVIVDEAQELTEAEWQMLLLRCPSRSFTIVGDRAQARNGFTESWRERLERAGIDRITVTSLSVNYRTPEEIMTEAEPVIRAALPDANVPTSIRSSGIPVAYGSVADLDSVLGGWLAENADGVACVIGTGDIAVGTFPETPRVRSLTPSLSKGLEFDLVVLVDPDTFGEGIEGAVDRYVAMTRATRQLVVLTSS; from the coding sequence ATGCCTGCGAACCCCGTGACCACCAGCGCCTTCGACCTGCCCGACCGCCTCTCATCGAAGGCCGACCCGGCGCTGATCGACGGCGACGAGCGGCACTTCGCAGCCATCGAGGATGCCCTCGCGCAGTCGATCGCCGAGCTGTCCGACCGCCTCGACGAGATGCGCAGGGCTCCCGGCGGCGCCGGCCGGGAGGCGATGGAGCGGGACCTGGAGATCCACCGCCTGTCCGGTCGCCTGCGCACCCTGCGCCGGTTCGGCCTCGACCTGTGCCTGGGACACATCGTCGCCGCGGACGATCCCGAGCCCGTCTACATCGGGCGCCTCGGCCTCACGGACGGCGACGGGCGCCGACTGCTGCTCGACTGGCGCTCCCCCGCGGCCGAGCCGTTCTTCGCCGCGACCCACGCCGACCCGATGGGCCTGGCGAGCCGCCGCCGGTACCGCTGGACCGGCGGCCGGGTCGGCGACTACTGGGACGAGGTGTTCACCGCCGAGGGGCTGGAGGGGCACGCCGCGCTGGACGACCAGTCCGCGTTCATCGCGAGCCTGGGCGGCAACCGGTCGGCCCGGATGCGGGACGTGCTCGCCACCATCCAGGCCGACCAGGACGCCGTCATCCGTGCGGGATCCCGCGGCGCTCTCGTCGTCGACGGCGGTCCGGGTACGGGCAAGACCGTCGTCGCCCTGCACCGCGCCGCGCACCTCCTCTACGCCGACCCGCGGCTCGGTCACCGCCGGGGTGGCGTGCTGTTCGTCGGCCCGCACCGGCCGTACCTGTCCTACATCGAGGACGTCCTGCCGAGCCTCGGCGAGGAGGGTGTGCAGACCTGCACCCTGCGGGACCTGGTCGACGAGGGAGCCGACGCGGCGATCGAGACCGACCCGGAGGTGGCCCGCCTCAAGTCGTCCGCGGCCATGGTCAAGGCGATCGAGAAGGCCGTCAGGTTCTACGAGGAGCCGCCCGCCGAGGGGATGACGGTCACGACCGACTGGGGCGACATCCGGGTCGGGGCCGACGACTGGACCGAGGCCTTCGAGAGCGCACGCCGGGGCATCCCGCACAACGAGGGGCGCGAGCAGATCTGGGAGGAGCTCGTCTCGATCCTCATGGAGCGGTTCGACCGCGACGTCACGCCCGAGCAGTTCCGCGCCTCGCTCATGCGGGACAAGGCGCTGGTCGACACGCTCAACGGCGCGTGGCCGCTGCTCGAACCGACCGACGTCGTCGGCGACCTGTGGTCGGTCCCCGCGTACCTGCGTCTGTGCGCCCCCTGGCTCGACCGTGACGCGGTCCGTACGCTGCAGCGCGCGGACGCCCACGCATGGACGGTCTCCGACCTGCCGCTCCTGGACGCGGCGCGGCAGCGGGTCGGCGACCCGCAGGCGTCCCGGCGCAAGCGCCGGCGCGACGCGGCCGTCGCCGCGGAACGCGAGCGGATGGCCGGCGTCATCGCCAACGTGATCGCCTCCGACGACGACGGCGAGGGCGCGGTGACGATGCTGCACGGCAAGGACCTCCAGGACAGCCTGATCGACGACTCCGCGCTGCCGAAGGCCGAACGGGACCTGCTCGCGGGCCCGTTCGCGCACGTCATCGTGGACGAGGCGCAAGAACTGACCGAGGCCGAATGGCAGATGCTGCTGCTGCGCTGCCCGTCCCGGAGCTTCACCATCGTCGGCGACCGCGCCCAGGCCCGGAACGGGTTCACGGAGTCGTGGCGGGAACGGCTGGAGCGGGCCGGGATCGACCGGATCACCGTGACCTCCCTGAGCGTCAACTACCGCACCCCGGAAGAGATCATGACGGAGGCCGAGCCGGTCATCCGGGCCGCGCTGCCGGACGCCAACGTGCCGACGTCCATCCGCAGCAGCGGCATCCCCGTCGCGTACGGATCGGTCGCCGACCTCGACTCGGTCCTGGGCGGCTGGCTCGCCGAGAACGCCGACGGCGTCGCCTGCGTCATCGGCACGGGTGACATCGCGGTCGGCACGTTCCCGGAGACGCCCCGCGTCCGGTCGCTCACTCCGAGCCTGTCGAAGGGCCTCGAGTTCGACCTGGTCGTCCTCGTCGACCCGGACACGTTCGGCGAGGGCATCGAGGGAGCCGTCGACCGCTACGTCGCGATGACGCGCGCGACCCGGCAGCTCGTCGTCCTCACGAGCTCCTGA
- a CDS encoding TetR/AcrR family transcriptional regulator → MAETANRGAEVERAAEVDGRSTRWNAHKARRQSDLIDAAVAAIEEDGPGVGVKQIADRLGLPRSVVYRHFKDRADLDELIRRRIVDSLMADLAPTLEPGGTVIEAIRRAVDAYLGWVRRHPRLHAFLGSGAPAPGEGAGVVAGTKEAIAVQVGDVFSVVLKSLGEDSASAPSLAVGIVGFVDATVNHWLAGEPQRLTGTQLAELLTCSIWSVLDGNLRALGVELAPDRPMSDLIGA, encoded by the coding sequence ATGGCGGAGACAGCGAACCGGGGGGCCGAGGTCGAGCGGGCGGCCGAGGTCGACGGACGCTCGACGCGATGGAACGCGCACAAGGCCCGGCGCCAGTCCGACCTGATCGACGCGGCCGTGGCCGCCATCGAGGAGGACGGCCCCGGCGTCGGCGTCAAGCAGATCGCCGACCGTCTCGGGCTCCCGCGGTCCGTGGTCTACCGGCATTTCAAGGACCGGGCCGACCTCGACGAGCTGATCCGCCGACGCATCGTCGACTCGCTCATGGCCGACCTCGCGCCCACGCTGGAGCCCGGCGGTACCGTCATCGAGGCGATCCGGCGGGCCGTCGACGCGTATCTCGGCTGGGTCCGCCGGCACCCGCGCCTGCACGCCTTCCTGGGCTCGGGCGCCCCGGCGCCCGGGGAGGGGGCCGGCGTGGTCGCCGGGACCAAGGAGGCGATCGCCGTACAGGTCGGCGACGTGTTCTCGGTGGTGCTGAAGTCCCTCGGCGAGGACTCCGCCTCGGCGCCGTCGCTCGCCGTCGGCATCGTGGGCTTCGTCGACGCCACGGTCAACCACTGGCTCGCCGGCGAGCCGCAACGGCTGACCGGCACCCAGCTCGCGGAGCTGCTGACCTGCTCGATCTGGTCGGTCCTCGACGGCAACCTCCGGGCGCTGGGCGTCGAACTCGCCCCGGACCGCCCCATGTCCGACCTGATCGGCGCCTGA
- a CDS encoding DUF2470 domain-containing protein has translation MSTHAATALPEPTAAERVRTVLARAISLSLTTAAREYDLIGMHSVSSRGLITLHPPADSPLALEAADAPHGGLAALLEFTDVAPAAVRDRVRARATVSGWLAPAEGDGGLRLDIARVTLRTATGTTDVGPDELVLAEPDPLAVEEAALLMHLVDAHEDLLGELVGLAGARLPHGVVRALPYAMDRHAVTLRCEYETGHCDLRLLFPSPALDAAQAGERIRQLLTRPRTCNHQHPTHTHP, from the coding sequence TTGAGCACTCATGCAGCCACCGCCCTGCCCGAGCCGACCGCGGCGGAACGCGTGCGCACCGTGCTGGCCCGTGCGATCTCGCTGTCCCTCACCACCGCGGCGCGGGAGTACGACCTGATCGGCATGCACTCCGTGAGCTCCAGGGGACTGATCACGCTCCACCCGCCGGCCGACAGCCCGTTGGCGCTCGAGGCCGCCGACGCACCGCACGGAGGGCTCGCCGCGCTGCTGGAGTTCACCGACGTCGCGCCCGCGGCGGTCCGCGACCGCGTCCGGGCGAGGGCCACGGTCTCCGGGTGGCTCGCCCCGGCCGAAGGCGACGGCGGCCTGCGGCTCGACATCGCCCGCGTCACCCTGCGGACCGCGACGGGTACGACGGACGTCGGGCCGGACGAGCTCGTCCTCGCCGAGCCCGACCCTCTCGCCGTCGAGGAGGCCGCCCTGCTGATGCACCTCGTCGACGCGCACGAGGACCTGCTGGGCGAGCTGGTCGGGCTCGCGGGCGCCAGGCTGCCGCACGGCGTGGTCCGCGCCCTGCCGTACGCCATGGACCGGCACGCCGTCACCCTGCGCTGCGAGTACGAGACCGGCCACTGCGACCTCCGCCTGCTGTTCCCGTCCCCCGCGCTCGACGCCGCCCAGGCCGGCGAACGCATCCGGCAACTCCTCACCCGGCCCCGGACCTGCAATCACCAGCACCCGACGCACACGCATCCCTGA
- a CDS encoding FAD-dependent oxidoreductase, translated as MPYVVTRSCCADASCVLACPVNCIHPAPGEPGFAEADMLFVDPLACVDCGACVTACPVDAIKPHTRLAPAELQFLDLNAAYYEANPHGDRTPLALVPRPRTLPAGDLRVAVVGAGPAGMFAADELLGHPGVRVTVHDRLPTPYGLVRAGVAPDHQDTRQVTGLFGDIESQPGFSYRLDVEIGRDLHHDDLLRDHHAVIYAVGASTDRRLGIDGEDLPGSVSATDFVAWYNGHPDHSAAAHALDCERAVVIGNGNVALDVARVLTADPEALARTDIADGALTALRGSRIREVVVLGRRGPAEAAFTVPELLALGALDGIDVLVEDWPQGLAPDATPRTALLAELATRTPVPGRRRIVLRFLTAPTRVLGDERVTGLEVARTELREDADGSVRAVPAAGTEVLETGLVLRAVGYRGRRVPGLPFDETTGTVPHEQGRVAPGVYVTGWIKRGPTGFIGTNKTCARETVAALLDDFEAGRLTGPARDTSPAAGRAVAAVRHAVGLDGWRAIDRAERAAGAPQGRPRVKITDRDDLLATARSGRRPS; from the coding sequence ATGCCCTACGTCGTCACCCGGTCGTGCTGCGCCGACGCGTCCTGCGTCCTGGCCTGCCCGGTGAACTGCATCCACCCCGCACCCGGCGAACCGGGCTTCGCCGAGGCCGACATGCTCTTCGTCGACCCGCTCGCCTGTGTCGACTGCGGCGCCTGCGTGACGGCCTGCCCCGTGGACGCGATCAAGCCGCACACCCGGCTCGCCCCCGCCGAGCTGCAGTTCCTCGACCTCAACGCGGCCTACTACGAAGCCAACCCGCACGGGGACCGCACGCCGCTGGCGCTCGTGCCCCGTCCGCGCACGCTGCCGGCGGGCGACCTGCGCGTCGCGGTGGTCGGTGCGGGACCGGCCGGCATGTTCGCCGCCGACGAACTGCTCGGACACCCCGGTGTGCGGGTCACCGTCCACGACCGGCTGCCCACCCCGTACGGCCTGGTGCGCGCCGGGGTGGCCCCCGACCACCAGGACACCCGCCAAGTCACCGGACTCTTCGGGGACATCGAGTCCCAGCCGGGGTTCTCGTACCGGCTCGACGTGGAGATCGGGCGGGACCTCCACCACGACGACCTGCTCCGCGACCACCACGCCGTGATCTACGCGGTCGGCGCATCGACCGACCGGCGGCTCGGCATCGACGGGGAGGACCTGCCCGGCAGCGTCTCCGCGACCGACTTCGTGGCCTGGTACAACGGTCACCCCGACCACAGCGCCGCCGCCCACGCGCTCGACTGCGAACGCGCCGTCGTCATCGGCAACGGCAACGTGGCCCTGGACGTCGCCCGCGTGCTGACCGCCGACCCCGAGGCGCTGGCCCGCACCGACATCGCCGACGGGGCGCTGACCGCGCTGCGGGGCAGCCGGATCCGGGAGGTGGTCGTGCTCGGGCGGCGCGGTCCGGCGGAGGCCGCGTTCACCGTGCCCGAACTGCTCGCCCTCGGCGCCCTCGACGGGATCGACGTCCTGGTCGAGGACTGGCCGCAGGGCCTGGCCCCCGATGCCACGCCCAGGACCGCCCTGCTCGCCGAACTCGCCACCCGGACCCCCGTACCGGGTCGGCGCCGAATCGTCCTGCGCTTCCTCACCGCGCCGACCCGCGTCCTCGGCGACGAGCGCGTGACCGGGCTGGAGGTCGCCCGCACCGAGCTGCGCGAGGACGCCGACGGTTCGGTACGGGCCGTCCCGGCGGCCGGGACGGAGGTCCTGGAGACCGGTCTCGTCCTGCGCGCGGTCGGCTACCGCGGACGGCGGGTTCCCGGCCTGCCGTTCGACGAGACCACCGGCACGGTCCCGCACGAGCAGGGGCGGGTCGCACCCGGCGTGTACGTGACCGGCTGGATCAAGCGCGGCCCCACGGGATTCATCGGCACCAACAAGACCTGCGCGCGGGAGACCGTCGCCGCGCTCCTCGACGACTTCGAGGCGGGCCGGCTCACCGGACCGGCCCGCGATACGTCCCCGGCGGCGGGCAGGGCGGTCGCCGCGGTGCGGCACGCCGTCGGACTCGACGGCTGGCGGGCGATCGACCGGGCGGAGCGCGCGGCGGGCGCCCCGCAGGGACGCCCGCGCGTCAAGATCACCGACCGGGACGACCTGCTCGCCACCGCCCGATCCGGACGGCGACCCTCCTGA
- a CDS encoding AurF N-oxygenase family protein: MTKQQTYDDTLRTLSEGSVRVHFDAFTDIDWENPDFAVDPRDPRWMLPEADPLGGHPWYRAQSPERKAEIGLWRYANIAKVGMQFENVLMRGALDYLFSLRNQDPEFRYLTHEITEESHHTQMFQEFVNRTGVDVHGGRLSFRVVSRLLPLAGSLLPEAFFAGVLAGEEPIDHLQKAILRSGDDGHPLLRRIMQIHIAEEARHISFAHEFLRQKVPGLGKARRGTLSVAFPVIMRVLGDVMVIPDRRTAEKMGVPRQVIKDVFWQSAEGRKLLRDLYADVRMLAEDIGLMNKVSRRVWRALRIDGRPSRFRGQPATRAT; the protein is encoded by the coding sequence ATGACCAAACAGCAGACCTACGACGACACGCTCCGGACGCTGTCCGAGGGCTCGGTGCGGGTCCACTTCGACGCTTTCACCGACATCGACTGGGAGAACCCCGACTTCGCCGTCGACCCCCGGGACCCGCGCTGGATGCTCCCGGAGGCCGACCCGCTGGGCGGACACCCCTGGTACCGGGCGCAGTCGCCGGAACGCAAGGCGGAGATCGGGCTGTGGCGGTACGCCAACATCGCCAAGGTCGGCATGCAGTTCGAGAACGTGCTCATGCGCGGCGCGCTGGACTACCTGTTCTCGCTGCGCAACCAGGACCCCGAGTTCCGGTATCTCACCCACGAGATCACCGAGGAGTCCCATCACACCCAGATGTTCCAGGAGTTCGTGAACCGCACCGGCGTCGACGTGCACGGCGGACGGCTCTCCTTCCGGGTGGTCAGCCGCCTGCTGCCGCTGGCCGGTTCGCTGCTCCCCGAGGCCTTCTTCGCCGGCGTGCTGGCCGGCGAGGAGCCGATCGACCACCTCCAGAAGGCGATCCTGCGCTCGGGGGACGACGGCCATCCGCTGCTGCGGCGGATCATGCAGATCCACATCGCCGAGGAGGCACGGCACATCTCGTTCGCCCACGAGTTCCTGCGGCAGAAGGTGCCCGGGCTCGGGAAGGCGCGCAGGGGCACGCTGTCGGTCGCCTTCCCCGTGATCATGCGCGTCCTCGGGGACGTCATGGTGATCCCCGACCGGAGGACCGCCGAGAAGATGGGCGTGCCCCGGCAGGTGATCAAGGACGTGTTCTGGCAGTCCGCCGAGGGGCGGAAGCTGCTGCGCGACCTCTACGCCGACGTGCGGATGCTGGCCGAGGACATCGGCCTGATGAACAAGGTGTCCCGGCGGGTGTGGCGGGCGCTGCGCATCGACGGCCGCCCGTCCCGCTTCCGCGGCCAGCCCGCCACGCGGGCCACCTGA